GAATACATTTGAACTCATTGCAATTCATTGAGAATGATTTACAGTAGGAGGAGAAGAAGATGGCTTATACCGTCTGGTTTATTCCGTTATGCAAGATAGTTAGCGTCATTTTTGTCCTTGCGGTTTTGGGGCTGTTTATTGCAACGCTGGTCTTCCGGGTACGTGTAAATCGAAAATATGACCGGAGGAAAGTCAGTGGCTGATTTACTGTTAGTGTTATCGATTATAAGCATTTGGGTGGCCGTATTCCAGTCGATTCTAATTATGTGGGGCGCGGTTCGGTTTATTTTCAGGCAAAGCAGCAAGGATTGGAACATTCCCGATCCAGAGGAAATGGAGCATTTCCCCAGCGTTACCGTCATGGTCCCCGCACATAATGAAGAATTAGTCATTGCAGCAACTGGGGCAAATATTTTGCGGCTGAATTACCCGAAGGACAAAGTGCAGCTCATCGTTGTTGCCGACAACTGCAGTGACGGTACCGCTGGGAGATTAAAAGAGCTGAAAAACAAGGAGGCATTTCGGGACCGGGATTTTATGATTTTTGAACGGACAGGATCGGGTGGTAAATCCGGAGCGCTTAATGATGCGCTGGAGTATGCCAAACACGAGTGGATTTGCATTTTTGACGCCGACGCGGCGCCCGAGCGGAACGCTTTATACTTTTTGATCGAAAAGGCTATGGAAGAGCCGGATGCTTACGGGGCCGTTTTTGGACGGAACAAGGCAAGAAACCGCGGGCAAAATTTCCTCTCCAAATGCATCAATCTTGAACTGGTTACGTCCCAGCGGATTTATCATACCGGATTGTGGGAGCTGTTCAAGTTGGGGACGATTCCGGGGACGAATTTCATTGTAAAAACGGATTTGATCCGCGAGATCGGCGGATGGGATACGCAGGCGATTACAGAGGATACGGCCATTTCGTTCGAGATTCTGACGAGAGGACAGCTCATTGCGCTAGCGCCCCAGGCGGAAGCTTATCAGCAGGAGCCGGAGCAGCTCAGCGTTTATTTGAAACAGCGGGAGCGGTGGGCCAAAGGAAATTTTTCTGTCGTGATCGACAACATCCATCATTTGTTCAACCGATCAAGCTGGCGCATAAAGCTGCATGTGCTGTACTACGTGGCGAGTTACTTCTGGTTTATGCTGGCCATTATCGTATCGGACGTCATTTTCGTCGTCAATCTGATCTACGGGGTGATCGCGTTGTTCAAACCGGATGTGGCGATGCCGTTTCAGTTTGTAAATAATTTGTATGTCTACCTCATGATTGCCTGGGGATTAATGTATTACCTTTTCGTGCTGCAGATCAATCTGGCGCTGGCGACCGATATTGGACAAAGCACGATGCAAAACTTTATTTTGTCCTGTATATCTTATTTCACTTATGCCCAATTGTTCCTGCTGATTTCCCTGCGCGCTTTCTATTCGATGATCGTCGACAAGGTGACGGGGAGAAAAACCAAGTGGTACAAAACGCAGCGGTTTGAGGGATAAAGCAGCCAGCAAGTGGCTGATCCAGGCGAATAAGGAGCATTTTCCAGAAATGGACAGGGGCGAAAAACGGAGTAATCGGGAGGAGAGTGGAGATCGGCTGAATGGCCAATTCTCTGCTTTTTTACGTTGTTCCACGGTAGGCTAATCGGCGCTGAAGGCCGAAAACGGTGGAATTTGAGGATTGGGAGCCCGGATATATGCACAAAATTGTTCTAATTTATTGACTATAGATGAAATCAAGTTCTGCGGACATCCAATAGGATATACTGCAAACGAAGCAAGAAAAGCTTCAGACCGAATGGCTTGAAGCTTTTCTTGCTTCGTTTGTTGTTTTAACAAACTTTTATATCTGCTCTCATCCTAGGAAGAAAAAATATTATTGTAAGCCGTCCCGAACGGAAACATTGACGGAAACAGGCGAACCGTCATTAGTGTCAAAATTTAATATCCAAGTGCCGGCTTGATTTTTGTCAAAGTAGTGTTCTGTAGTAACAGAGCTACCTGGTTTAACCGTTAGGGACACCCAATCAGTTCCTGTTGGGGATGTCAAACGGTAATTCACAGCTACATTTTTGTTATTACTCACGTGAACGCGGACTTTTTCTCTACTGCTTCCTGCTTTATACGCAAAACTGCCAGTTCCTTGACCAGAAGAAAAATTATAAGTGGTATTAAGGAGTAAAGAGAACAGAGTAATTTCGCCAGGATCATACAATCCATCAACGATCTTCATATTAGGTACTTCCTTAACAGTATTATCCTGAGAATAGACGCTAGAAATTTCGCTAGAATTTTCTTTAATAGGGCTGCTGCTAGCGAAAGCAGGAAGAGCAGTCAAAATAAGAGCAGTAGATAAGACAGTGGATACGATTTTCTTTTTCAAAATAAATCCCTCCATGGTATCAATATGTAAATCACCAATTCATGATACTATATTTATCCATATAGTAACAAGTAGTGGGAAAAAAAATTTGCAGTAGTCTGTTAAATGGTGTCTTTTTGATGAATAAACTTCCAACCTATAATTTTTTTTATTTGAGATATTCGGCCTTGTGACACGCCAAGCCATTCGGCATATTCGCTCTGTTTGGCTTTTGGATGTTCACTCATGAGTTCCCGTCAACTTTTAAGCAATTGTAATGTGGACTGATGGACTTTGTATTCTTTATACGCAGGTTTCTCCTTAATAGCAGGAACAGGAATGGAAGTAACACCTACGGTCCCCTTTAGGTTAAGTATACATTGCTTACATAAAAGAGAGCTTTTGAAATAGCTTAAATCCTGGATCGAATTGAACAGCTTACAGGAAATTCCGCTATTGTATTTCCCTAAGCCCATAAAAGCTGTTTCAACGTCCACATAAAATTCTAAAGGTTCGTTAAATCTCAATCCGCATTGAGTTCCGAAACCCACCTAATTAATTTTCCAAATATCCTTGTAATTTTTGCGTATATAATCCTAATGATATCCTAAAAGAGTTGATGGGCATTATGAAAAAAACGCTAGGCTATGAAACCGCTTCACGTTCGTTAAACAGAGTGATAATATAAAATTTGAAAGATTTGACTGATATTTTAGCTTATGGATCTAAGGGGGGATATCCATGCCATTTCAGGGACAACGTATTTTGCCTGCTGCCAAGCACATGAAGCAGCTGGAGGGCATTTTGGACAGCTCCTATGAGTATGCGGTTTTTCTGGATACGCATGTAGCGCAGCTGCGCAGCCTGTACCAGCTAGCCGGGAGTCGCAACAAGCAGATGCTTTTGCATGCCGATCTGGTGCAAGGCTTGAAAAATGATGAATATGCAACGGAATATTTGTGTCAGGAGATTAAGCCGTTTGGGATTATCTCGACCCGGTCCGGAGTGATTGCCACGGCTAAAAAGAAGGGAATTCTTGCGGTTCAGCGGGTGTTCCTGCTGGATACGATTGCGCTGGAAAAAAGCTATGCGCTGCTGGAAAAAACATGGCCCGATTACATTGAGGTGCTGCCAGGCATTGTTCCACCCATGATTAAAGAGGTCAGTGAACGTACGGGTATTCCCATATTGGCGGGCGGACTGATTCGTACCCCGGAGGATGTAGAAGCGGCTCTCGCTGCAGGAGCTACAGCAGTGACAACATCCAATAAACAGCTGTTCGAGCATTATAAGAAGTAATTGAATCAAATGGGCACCATCAACCAGTTCGCACCCCATTTTGTTTGATCGGCAGGGATTAGTGGTATACAAGCACAGGCGGGAGTTCTCGCAGGTAGTTAGATTTCCCTTTTCATCGTGTACAGTGTGTGCTACGATATGGATAAGTTAATACTCGTCAGGAGATTTGGAGAGACCATGAACCGCTCGGCATGCGCCGCAGCGATGTTCGTGGTCTTTTTTTGCATCTTTTGATGACTGGGTTGGCAGATCGCATCGTGAACATATACAAAGCAGGAGGGATAGATGATGGGAGAACAGGGATTTGCTGCGCAGGAGAGAACGGCTGTTTTGGAACGTATGGGGCAGGAGCATTTTGATATATTAATTATTGGCGGCGGCATTACAGGAGCCGGAATTGCACTGGATGCCGCGGATCGCGGCTTGAAGACGGCGCTGGTGGAAATGCAGGATTTCGCAGCAGGCACGTCCAGTCGCTCTACCAAGCTGGTGCATGGCGGTCTTCGTTATTTGAAGCAGTTTGAGGTTAAGATGGTAGCCGAGGTCGGGAAGGAGCGGGCAATCGTATTCGAAAATGGTCCGCATGTGACCATACCGGAGCGTATGCTGCTTCCTTTTCACAAGGGGGGGACGTTTAATGCGTTCACCACCTCGATTGGTCTGCTGGTATATGACTTTCTTGCTGGAGTGAAACGCAGTGAGCGCCGCCGAATGCTGGACATCCAGGCTACGCTGGAGCGTGAGCCTTTGCTGAAGCGGGAAGGATTGAAGGGCAGCGGCAGCTATGTAGAGTATCGTACAGATGATGCTCGCCTGACGATTGAGGTTATGAAGGAGGCCGTTGCGCGAGGGGCGTTGGCGGTGAACTATGCCAAGGCTGACAGGCTGCTGTATGATGACGGACGAATTAGCGGCGCAAGTGTAACGGATCGGCTCACAGGGAAGCCTTACGAAATTCGGGCATCGCTGGTCATTAACGCGGCCGGACCATGGGTGGATACGCTGCGGGAGATGGATCGCTCCAAAGAGGGTAAAATGCTTCGCCTGACGAAAGGCGTTCATCTGGTATTTGATGCCAGGCGTTTTCCGCTCAAACAGGCTGTGTACTTCGATACACCGGATGGACGCATGGTATTTGCGATCCCGC
This DNA window, taken from Paenibacillus kribbensis, encodes the following:
- a CDS encoding glycosyltransferase family 2 protein; its protein translation is MADLLLVLSIISIWVAVFQSILIMWGAVRFIFRQSSKDWNIPDPEEMEHFPSVTVMVPAHNEELVIAATGANILRLNYPKDKVQLIVVADNCSDGTAGRLKELKNKEAFRDRDFMIFERTGSGGKSGALNDALEYAKHEWICIFDADAAPERNALYFLIEKAMEEPDAYGAVFGRNKARNRGQNFLSKCINLELVTSQRIYHTGLWELFKLGTIPGTNFIVKTDLIREIGGWDTQAITEDTAISFEILTRGQLIALAPQAEAYQQEPEQLSVYLKQRERWAKGNFSVVIDNIHHLFNRSSWRIKLHVLYYVASYFWFMLAIIVSDVIFVVNLIYGVIALFKPDVAMPFQFVNNLYVYLMIAWGLMYYLFVLQINLALATDIGQSTMQNFILSCISYFTYAQLFLLISLRAFYSMIVDKVTGRKTKWYKTQRFEG
- a CDS encoding glycerol-3-phosphate responsive antiterminator encodes the protein MPFQGQRILPAAKHMKQLEGILDSSYEYAVFLDTHVAQLRSLYQLAGSRNKQMLLHADLVQGLKNDEYATEYLCQEIKPFGIISTRSGVIATAKKKGILAVQRVFLLDTIALEKSYALLEKTWPDYIEVLPGIVPPMIKEVSERTGIPILAGGLIRTPEDVEAALAAGATAVTTSNKQLFEHYKK
- a CDS encoding glycerol-3-phosphate dehydrogenase/oxidase, with amino-acid sequence MGEQGFAAQERTAVLERMGQEHFDILIIGGGITGAGIALDAADRGLKTALVEMQDFAAGTSSRSTKLVHGGLRYLKQFEVKMVAEVGKERAIVFENGPHVTIPERMLLPFHKGGTFNAFTTSIGLLVYDFLAGVKRSERRRMLDIQATLEREPLLKREGLKGSGSYVEYRTDDARLTIEVMKEAVARGALAVNYAKADRLLYDDGRISGASVTDRLTGKPYEIRASLVINAAGPWVDTLREMDRSKEGKMLRLTKGVHLVFDARRFPLKQAVYFDTPDGRMVFAIPRDGKTYAGTTDTVYEGDTAHPRMTAEDRAYVLQAINGMFPDMKLGVQDVESSWAGVRPLIYEDGKSPSEISRKDEIWESRSGLITIAGGKLTGYRKMSELVVDRAVRELGRLHGQSFRACRTRHIPISGGSVGGSAGWDAFVSKQATAGAVLGLSPQMARAWATRYGSNTERLFAIAARSMKEATETEAALPLEVRVPLLYAMEQEMTVTPSDFFIRRTGALFFQIGEVKHWKEPVIALMSEHAGWSPAQERQYAAELDAYLHEAVTPVEAEEKSDVVKARL